A part of Propioniciclava coleopterorum genomic DNA contains:
- a CDS encoding single-stranded DNA-binding protein, translating to MAIQTQQAFSGFIASDPQLSETENGDARLYMKVGKEHYRQEQDGSFTQLETTFHHLVAFKAAAEQGAERLAKGDKIVAEGYVREYRYQDANGQNIEGEEFIARRIGHDLARTRYEVDRSSRRSSGRESAAFDAPESRSVSQPATVSM from the coding sequence ATGGCTATCCAGACACAGCAGGCATTCTCGGGATTCATCGCGTCCGATCCGCAGCTCTCCGAGACGGAGAACGGCGACGCCAGGCTCTACATGAAGGTCGGCAAGGAGCACTACCGGCAGGAGCAGGACGGCTCGTTCACTCAGCTGGAGACGACCTTCCACCACCTCGTCGCGTTCAAGGCAGCGGCCGAACAGGGAGCCGAGCGGCTTGCCAAGGGTGACAAGATCGTCGCCGAGGGCTACGTCCGCGAGTACCGCTACCAGGACGCGAACGGCCAGAACATCGAAGGCGAGGAGTTCATCGCCCGCCGGATCGGCCACGACCTCGCCCGCACCCGCTACGAAGTGGATCGTTCGTCGCGCCGATCATCCGGTCGCGAGTCTGCCGCGTTCGACGCGCCTGAGTCTCGCTCCGTGTCGCAGCCCGCGACTGTGAGCATGTGA